The genome window ATGTTAGCAAGTCCAAAAGCCCTCTGGGACAACAGTCTTTTGCTCATAAAGGACAGTGTAACAGAGCAGCAATATAACACATGGTTCAAGCCAATCGTCTTTGAATCGTACAAGCCGTCGACAAAGACTTTGTTGGTGCAGGTTCCGAGTCCATTCGTATACGAGTACTTGGAACAGAACTTCGTTGACTTGTTAAGTAAGGTGCTGCATCGTAATTTTGGTGATGGAATCCGTCTCACTTATCGTGTTGTAACCGATAAGGAGCATAAGCTTTCTCAAGATATAGAGGCAGATCCAGACGATGCTGATATGGCAAAGCAAACTCGTGAGCGTGCCCAGCAGACGGCTGCCCAGCCTGCCGCTCCCCAGCAGCAGGAAGACATTGATACACAGTTAGACCCGAAGCTTACTTTCAACAATTATATGGAGGGTGACAGCAATAAGCTGCCTCGTTCCGTAGGATTGTCTATTGCCGAGCATCCCAATACCACCCAGTTTAACCCAATGTTCATTTACGGACCTTCGGGTAGCGGTAAGACGCATCTGGTGAATGCCATCGGCCTGAAAGCGAAGCAGATGTATCTTCAGAAGCGTGTGCTCTATGTGAGTGCCCGTCTTTTCCAGACCCAGTATACTGATGCCGTGCTCCATAATGCGAGCAATGATTTCATCAACTTCTATCAGTCTATCGATATGCTGATTGTGGATGATATCCAGGAGTGGGCTGGTAAGGCGAAGACGCTGAATACCTTCTTCCATATCTTCAACCACCTCTTCCGCAACGGAAAGCGTATTATCCTGGCGTGCGACCGCCCTCCGGTAGAGTTGAAGGATATGCCAGACCGTCTGCTCACCCGTTTCTCTTGCGGTCTTGTCTGCGAGTTGGAGAAGCCGAACATCCAGTTGTGTGTGGATATCCTGAGCAATAAGATCCGTCGTGACGGTTTGAAGATTCCGGTAGATGTCATCTCTTTCATCGCCCAGACCTGTAACGGAAGTGTGCGCGATTTGCAGGGAGCCATCAATGGTCTTCTGGCTTACAGCATCGTTTATAACAGCAGCATTGATATCCGTCTTGCCGAGCGCGTCATCAAGCGTGCGGTGAAGGTGGATGATAAGCCGCTTACCATCGATGATATTGTTGAAACGGTTTGCCATCATTATAATGTAACGGTTACTGCCGTGAACAGCAAGAGCCGTAAGCGTGATTATGTAGTGGCAAGACAGGTAACGATGTATCTGGCACAGAAATATACCAAAATGCCTGCTTCGAGAATCGGCAAACTCGTTGGTAATCGTGATCATAGCACAGTTATCCACAGTTGTTCAAAAGTGGAAGAAAGACTGAAGATTGATGCTGGATTCAGCGATGAACTGGTTAGTATCGAAAACGGATTAAAGGTGAAAAGGGCATAAAGAATGTGCTTTTCGCTGATAGGATAAGTTTAAGCGCGGAACCTTGGTATAGTGGTTCTTGTTTATATAAAT of Segatella copri contains these proteins:
- the dnaA gene encoding chromosomal replication initiator protein DnaA, encoding MLASPKALWDNSLLLIKDSVTEQQYNTWFKPIVFESYKPSTKTLLVQVPSPFVYEYLEQNFVDLLSKVLHRNFGDGIRLTYRVVTDKEHKLSQDIEADPDDADMAKQTRERAQQTAAQPAAPQQQEDIDTQLDPKLTFNNYMEGDSNKLPRSVGLSIAEHPNTTQFNPMFIYGPSGSGKTHLVNAIGLKAKQMYLQKRVLYVSARLFQTQYTDAVLHNASNDFINFYQSIDMLIVDDIQEWAGKAKTLNTFFHIFNHLFRNGKRIILACDRPPVELKDMPDRLLTRFSCGLVCELEKPNIQLCVDILSNKIRRDGLKIPVDVISFIAQTCNGSVRDLQGAINGLLAYSIVYNSSIDIRLAERVIKRAVKVDDKPLTIDDIVETVCHHYNVTVTAVNSKSRKRDYVVARQVTMYLAQKYTKMPASRIGKLVGNRDHSTVIHSCSKVEERLKIDAGFSDELVSIENGLKVKRA